The proteins below come from a single Bacillus sp. SM2101 genomic window:
- the galU gene encoding UTP--glucose-1-phosphate uridylyltransferase GalU produces the protein MKTVKKAIIPAAGLGTRFLPATKAMPKEMLPIVDKPTIQYIVEEAVASGIEDIMIVTGKGKRAIEDHFDTAFELEQSLIEKEKYDLLHKVQAASNIANIHYIRQKEPKGLGHAIWSARKFINDEPFAVLLGDDIVVSDPPCLRQLINEYEETEAPIIGVQQVQEHETEKYGIINPIEKNGRRYQVSEFIEKPKQGTAPSNLAIMGRYILTPQIFRFLDKQEVGAGGEIQLTDAIQKLNEIQRVFAYDFDGVRYDVGEKLGFIQTTLEFSMKNDEIKSSVIRIMEDLLQREKVKPQA, from the coding sequence ATGAAAACTGTAAAAAAAGCAATTATCCCTGCCGCAGGCTTAGGCACTAGGTTTTTACCAGCAACAAAAGCAATGCCTAAAGAAATGCTTCCAATTGTAGATAAGCCTACTATCCAATACATTGTGGAAGAGGCAGTTGCTTCAGGTATTGAGGATATTATGATTGTCACTGGAAAGGGTAAACGCGCAATTGAAGACCATTTTGACACAGCTTTTGAGTTAGAACAGAGCTTAATAGAAAAGGAAAAATATGACCTGCTTCATAAAGTTCAAGCAGCATCTAATATAGCTAATATTCATTACATTAGGCAAAAAGAACCAAAGGGTTTAGGACATGCTATTTGGAGTGCAAGAAAGTTTATTAATGATGAACCATTTGCTGTTTTGTTAGGGGATGACATAGTCGTATCAGACCCACCTTGCTTAAGGCAGTTAATTAATGAATATGAGGAAACAGAAGCACCAATTATAGGTGTACAACAAGTACAAGAGCATGAGACTGAAAAATATGGAATTATAAACCCTATAGAAAAAAATGGACGACGTTATCAAGTTAGTGAATTTATAGAAAAACCAAAGCAAGGTACAGCTCCGTCAAATTTAGCAATAATGGGTCGCTATATTTTAACACCACAAATATTTCGATTTTTGGATAAGCAGGAAGTAGGGGCTGGGGGCGAAATACAGTTGACTGATGCCATTCAAAAGTTAAATGAAATACAACGTGTTTTTGCTTATGATTTTGATGGTGTGAGATATGATGTGGGCGAAAAATTAGGTTTTATTCAAACGACATTAGAGTTTTCTATGAAAAATGACGAGATAAAGTCCTCCGTTATTCGTATAATGGAAGATTTACTTCAGAGAGAAAAAGTAAAACCTCAAGCATAA
- a CDS encoding M20 family metallopeptidase has translation MERLYELLKNHYDEMVEIRRHLHQHPELSFKEVTTPAYIADYHKHLGHEVRSEVGGRGVVATLRGGQPGKTVALRADFDALAIHEENDVEYKSKVDGVMHACGHDGHTATLLVLAKVLNMMKEELQGNIVFIHQHAEEVAPGGAIDMINDGCLDGVDVIFGTHLWATSPVGQISCRKGALMAAADRFEITVQGKGGHGAEPHLTKDSVVIGAQLVTNLQQIVSRRVDPLQSAVISVGSFEASNPFNVISDSAVLIGTARSFDETVRDLIEQELERVVKGTCLSSDADYTFNFTRGYPPVINHQAEAQYLMDIAKNVPGVDEVITCEPSMGGEDFAYYLQHVQGAFFFTGAKSPTWEKAYPHHHPKFNIDEEAMLIAAKTLGAVTLSYLKQYATINA, from the coding sequence GTGGAAAGATTATATGAACTTCTTAAAAACCATTATGATGAGATGGTGGAAATCAGGAGACATTTACATCAGCACCCTGAGCTTTCTTTTAAAGAAGTAACAACGCCTGCATACATTGCCGATTACCATAAGCACTTAGGCCATGAGGTTAGATCAGAAGTAGGAGGACGTGGAGTTGTTGCAACGTTACGAGGTGGTCAACCTGGAAAGACAGTGGCACTTCGAGCTGATTTTGACGCATTAGCAATCCATGAAGAAAATGATGTGGAATATAAGTCAAAGGTTGACGGAGTTATGCATGCTTGCGGACATGATGGTCATACTGCGACATTGTTAGTATTAGCTAAGGTGTTAAATATGATGAAGGAAGAGTTACAAGGAAATATCGTCTTTATTCATCAGCACGCAGAAGAGGTAGCTCCAGGAGGGGCGATTGACATGATTAATGATGGCTGCCTTGATGGTGTTGACGTAATTTTTGGAACACACTTATGGGCAACTTCACCTGTTGGACAGATTTCATGTAGGAAAGGTGCACTCATGGCTGCCGCTGATAGATTTGAAATTACTGTACAAGGTAAAGGAGGTCATGGGGCAGAGCCTCACCTTACAAAAGACTCAGTAGTTATAGGAGCACAACTTGTTACAAATCTGCAGCAAATTGTTTCTAGAAGAGTAGACCCTTTACAATCGGCAGTAATTTCTGTAGGGTCTTTTGAGGCGAGTAATCCATTTAACGTCATATCAGATTCTGCTGTTCTAATTGGTACAGCTCGATCATTTGATGAGACAGTGAGAGATCTAATTGAACAAGAGTTAGAGAGAGTTGTCAAAGGAACATGCCTTTCTTCTGATGCGGATTATACATTTAACTTTACAAGAGGTTACCCTCCTGTAATTAATCATCAAGCTGAAGCTCAGTATTTAATGGATATAGCGAAAAATGTACCTGGTGTAGATGAAGTTATTACGTGTGAGCCTTCTATGGGAGGAGAGGATTTCGCGTATTATCTTCAACATGTACAAGGCGCATTCTTTTTCACAGGAGCAAAGAGCCCTACATGGGAAAAAGCTTATCCACATCATCACCCTAAGTTTAATATTGATGAAGAGGCTATGTTAATTGCTGCCAAAACACTAGGAGCAGTGACTTTATCGTACCTTAAGCAATATGCTACTATAAACGCATAA
- a CDS encoding DUF350 domain-containing protein, whose translation MNLYLNFLAYAGTALLMLIIGLIVFELTTKNEKFKMIGQGNRAAAMVIGGKLLGIAFVIGSAMEYSISIIDMIIWGSIGILAQIIASILAEVVTIRFSIKEAIDKDNRAVGTFLLLMSLAIGWVISKALTY comes from the coding sequence ATGAATTTATACTTAAACTTTCTAGCTTATGCTGGTACTGCACTATTGATGTTAATTATTGGGCTTATTGTTTTTGAACTAACGACAAAGAATGAAAAATTCAAAATGATAGGACAGGGGAACAGAGCAGCAGCTATGGTCATTGGTGGTAAGCTCCTTGGTATCGCCTTTGTTATTGGATCGGCAATGGAATACTCGATCTCTATCATTGACATGATTATTTGGGGTTCAATCGGGATACTCGCACAAATCATTGCTTCCATTTTAGCTGAAGTTGTGACGATTCGATTTAGTATTAAAGAAGCAATTGATAAAGATAACCGTGCGGTTGGTACATTCTTATTATTAATGTCATTAGCAATAGGCTGGGTCATCTCCAAAGCCCTAACTTATTAA
- a CDS encoding glutathionylspermidine synthase family protein, whose protein sequence is MKEWEIHRRVFYDRIPKFWPDMYGQEYALFDIHPLTKDEVENIRLASSHIGSIFFKVARLLRHVNNETLQQLGFPNESIPYLRLQTIDVETIIARLDLVKVGSTYKVLEFNADTPTFIKELFSINGKVCDAFGYQNPNHHEEELLANSVRQAIFSSIKYVQEISNPYVVFTSHEESDEDLNTSLYLQDLANIPSRFVPLHKLQIKQSEGLYDENGRKIDVLYRQTYPLEHLVCDKDEFNNNIGVMLLDLVRDQKLAIINPPSAFLLQSKAILAAIWGLHEDKSDFFSKIEHDRISTYFLPTYLEADPLIANELNYVKKPSFGREGDTVEIFSSKGEKILEDKNKSYTSSLPVYQQLVELPKTSFQTVNGMKEGHIIIGSFLLQGRASAIGFRVGNKITDNLSYFLPIGIKR, encoded by the coding sequence ATGAAGGAATGGGAAATTCACAGAAGAGTGTTTTACGATCGTATACCCAAATTTTGGCCTGACATGTATGGTCAAGAATACGCATTATTTGATATTCATCCTCTCACTAAGGATGAAGTAGAAAACATCCGCCTTGCTTCAAGTCACATTGGGAGCATCTTTTTTAAGGTTGCTCGACTATTAAGGCACGTTAATAACGAAACACTGCAGCAGCTTGGGTTCCCCAATGAGTCAATTCCTTATCTTCGTCTACAAACCATCGACGTAGAAACGATCATTGCACGACTTGATCTAGTAAAAGTAGGTAGCACTTATAAGGTTTTAGAATTTAACGCTGATACACCTACCTTTATTAAAGAGCTATTCTCAATCAACGGTAAGGTATGTGATGCATTCGGGTATCAAAACCCTAATCATCATGAAGAAGAACTTTTAGCTAATTCTGTACGACAAGCGATTTTCTCTAGTATTAAATATGTACAGGAGATAAGCAATCCGTATGTCGTATTTACATCCCACGAAGAAAGTGATGAAGATTTAAACACCTCACTTTACCTTCAAGACTTGGCAAATATTCCTTCAAGATTCGTGCCGCTTCATAAGCTACAAATTAAACAATCAGAAGGATTATACGATGAAAATGGGCGTAAAATCGATGTGTTATATCGTCAAACATATCCTTTAGAGCATTTGGTATGTGATAAAGATGAGTTTAACAATAATATAGGGGTCATGTTACTTGACCTTGTTCGTGATCAAAAGCTTGCAATTATCAATCCACCCTCAGCTTTTTTATTACAATCTAAAGCGATTCTTGCAGCCATTTGGGGGCTACATGAGGATAAGAGTGACTTTTTTTCAAAAATCGAGCATGATCGAATATCAACATATTTTCTCCCTACTTATTTAGAGGCAGACCCTTTAATAGCAAATGAACTAAACTATGTCAAAAAACCTTCTTTCGGACGAGAAGGAGATACTGTTGAAATATTCTCATCAAAAGGAGAAAAAATACTAGAGGATAAGAATAAGTCCTATACGAGCTCTTTGCCTGTGTACCAGCAATTAGTCGAGTTACCAAAGACTAGCTTTCAAACAGTGAACGGAATGAAAGAAGGCCATATTATTATAGGTTCTTTTTTACTCCAAGGAAGAGCAAGTGCCATTGGCTTTCGTGTCGGAAACAAAATAACTGATAATCTATCTTACTTTTTGCCAATCGGTATCAAAAGATGA
- a CDS encoding helix-turn-helix domain-containing protein translates to MEEIYNELQKLGFSKYECKAYISLLKKSPSTGYEISKLSGVPRSMIYEVIAKLLDKGAIYKVPSDPVKYSPVPAKELITRFRSQFEQSFDYLEKNLMTLEGEREADVIWHIRSDELVIAEIVDLIGKAEKELWLSVWEPQTPMIQEAVDQRHEEGVKIFTILFGNRHLQLGSTYHHNYMPPDVVKERTGGHLTIAARDGEEVIIANFSEETPAWAVKSKDPALILVATEYIRHDIMIEEITRKFGEDKLDSLWRKDNDLLHVVTGKRFK, encoded by the coding sequence GTGGAAGAAATTTATAATGAACTTCAAAAGTTGGGTTTTTCTAAATATGAATGTAAAGCTTATATAAGCTTGCTAAAGAAATCTCCTAGTACAGGATATGAAATTAGTAAGCTTTCAGGAGTTCCACGATCGATGATATATGAAGTGATAGCTAAATTGTTGGATAAGGGTGCGATATATAAAGTGCCTTCTGATCCTGTGAAATATAGTCCTGTACCTGCTAAGGAATTAATCACAAGGTTTAGGAGCCAATTTGAACAGTCATTTGATTACCTAGAAAAAAATTTAATGACATTAGAAGGAGAACGCGAAGCAGATGTTATTTGGCATATCCGTAGTGACGAACTAGTTATAGCGGAAATAGTTGATTTAATTGGCAAGGCTGAAAAAGAACTATGGTTATCAGTATGGGAGCCACAAACTCCTATGATACAAGAAGCTGTCGATCAGCGTCATGAAGAAGGAGTTAAAATCTTTACTATTTTGTTCGGTAATCGACATTTACAATTAGGATCGACTTATCACCATAACTACATGCCACCAGATGTAGTGAAAGAAAGAACAGGTGGTCATTTAACAATTGCTGCTAGAGATGGAGAAGAGGTAATCATAGCAAATTTTTCTGAAGAAACACCTGCTTGGGCAGTCAAATCGAAAGATCCTGCACTTATATTAGTCGCAACTGAATATATTAGGCATGATATTATGATTGAAGAAATCACTCGTAAATTTGGTGAGGATAAATTAGATTCACTATGGAGAAAGGACAATGACCTTCTTCATGTTGTAACAGGAAAGCGGTTCAAATGA
- a CDS encoding AzlC family ABC transporter permease has translation MPSINVEQKNISQRKKLQNSHLFLKGSRVALPIAIGYFPIAVTFGMIAVQSGLSLWHSTFMSIAVFAGASQFMAASMVMVNATVIEIIVATFVLNFRHFIMSMSFINKLNHIPMKWKALLSFGITDETFSVFSLQGKEKDATNQFFILGIFATAYVSWIAGTLVGGLFSSIFPPVISQGMSVGLYAMFIALVVPVARKSRLVLSIVVISMVICTFASMIVSSGWAIVIATLISSLIGVFFKERESIQQNS, from the coding sequence ATGCCTAGCATAAATGTTGAACAAAAAAACATATCCCAGAGAAAAAAACTACAAAATAGTCACTTGTTCTTAAAAGGGTCAAGGGTTGCTCTACCAATTGCGATTGGTTATTTTCCGATTGCAGTTACATTCGGAATGATTGCTGTCCAATCAGGTTTGTCGCTATGGCATTCAACCTTTATGTCAATCGCTGTCTTTGCAGGTGCGAGTCAATTTATGGCAGCAAGTATGGTGATGGTCAATGCAACTGTAATCGAAATTATTGTAGCTACATTTGTCCTTAATTTTCGTCATTTCATTATGAGTATGTCATTCATAAATAAACTAAACCATATTCCTATGAAGTGGAAAGCTTTGTTATCTTTCGGTATAACAGATGAAACATTTTCAGTATTTTCATTACAAGGTAAGGAAAAAGATGCCACAAATCAATTTTTTATTCTAGGCATATTTGCAACAGCGTATGTATCATGGATAGCAGGGACTCTTGTTGGTGGACTTTTTTCGAGTATTTTTCCGCCGGTTATTAGTCAAGGTATGTCCGTTGGTCTATATGCAATGTTCATTGCCCTAGTAGTACCAGTAGCGCGGAAATCAAGGTTAGTATTGAGCATCGTTGTAATAAGTATGGTCATTTGTACATTTGCGTCAATGATTGTAAGCTCAGGTTGGGCTATTGTCATAGCTACACTTATAAGTAGCCTCATAGGTGTGTTTTTCAAAGAACGAGAATCTATACAACAAAATAGCTAG
- a CDS encoding AzlD domain-containing protein: MLSMIEMRFVDDMEILLIIIGMAIVTFIPRVIPAFVINFVTFPNWVNRWLSYIPYAALGALIFPGILTIQEDNIFIGLTGGIVAVLLSLLRLHILLVLSGSIIAVVIMLIMM, from the coding sequence ATGTTATCAATGATAGAAATGAGGTTTGTAGATGATATGGAAATATTATTAATTATTATTGGTATGGCAATTGTAACATTTATACCACGTGTTATCCCAGCATTTGTCATTAATTTCGTTACATTTCCCAATTGGGTTAATCGTTGGTTATCATATATCCCATATGCAGCATTGGGGGCACTGATTTTCCCAGGGATTTTAACAATTCAAGAAGATAATATTTTTATTGGCTTAACCGGAGGCATTGTTGCTGTATTATTGTCGTTATTACGTTTACACATTTTGTTAGTGTTATCAGGTTCAATCATAGCTGTCGTTATCATGTTAATAATGATGTAG
- a CDS encoding organic hydroperoxide resistance protein, with protein sequence MEAIYTAKATVQGGREGKVSSSDGAIQLDLSMPKELQGPGGSGTNPEQLFAAGYAACYESALKLVARNKKMAIGDTQVTAQVSIGNDPAGGFKLAVQLDVKIPGVEVDVAKELIQEAHHVCPYSKATRGNIDVVLRVVK encoded by the coding sequence ATGGAAGCAATTTATACAGCAAAAGCTACAGTTCAAGGTGGAAGAGAAGGAAAGGTTTCTTCAAGTGATGGTGCTATTCAATTAGATTTAAGCATGCCGAAAGAACTTCAAGGTCCTGGTGGAAGTGGAACTAACCCAGAGCAATTATTTGCAGCAGGATACGCAGCTTGTTATGAAAGTGCATTAAAATTAGTTGCTCGTAATAAAAAGATGGCGATTGGAGATACTCAAGTAACTGCACAAGTATCAATTGGAAACGATCCAGCTGGCGGATTTAAATTAGCAGTTCAACTTGATGTGAAAATCCCTGGTGTGGAAGTTGATGTGGCGAAGGAATTAATTCAAGAAGCTCATCACGTTTGCCCATATTCAAAAGCTACTCGTGGTAATATCGATGTAGTATTACGTGTTGTAAAATAA
- a CDS encoding MarR family transcriptional regulator, whose amino-acid sequence MNNDELLKLDNQLCFSVYALSREITKMYRPLLDELGITYPQYLVLLVLWESGESTVKELGEQLFLDSGTLTPLLKRMQDGGLIVRERSSVDERRVLIKLTEGGKLLQEKAICIPMSLIDIGEMSSNELVSMRKLVQQLLNQVHQVNVKK is encoded by the coding sequence ATGAACAATGATGAATTACTTAAATTAGATAACCAGCTCTGTTTCTCTGTTTATGCCTTATCTAGAGAAATTACTAAAATGTACCGACCATTATTAGATGAGCTTGGCATAACATATCCTCAATATCTTGTTTTACTTGTACTGTGGGAAAGTGGAGAGAGCACAGTGAAAGAGTTAGGTGAACAATTGTTTTTAGATTCTGGGACTTTAACGCCCTTATTAAAAAGAATGCAAGATGGAGGGTTGATCGTTAGAGAAAGGTCTAGTGTAGATGAAAGAAGAGTGTTAATTAAATTAACCGAGGGCGGGAAACTGTTACAAGAAAAAGCTATTTGCATACCAATGTCATTAATTGACATTGGTGAGATGTCATCAAATGAATTGGTTAGTATGAGGAAACTAGTTCAACAGCTACTTAATCAAGTACATCAAGTGAATGTAAAAAAGTAG